The proteins below are encoded in one region of Candidatus Thermoplasmatota archaeon:
- a CDS encoding DNA-directed RNA polymerase subunit H has product MVKKFDVMKHELVPRHAILAEAEAKKILETYHIYPEQLPKILTSDPVVKAVKARPGQVLKIRRNSPTAGEAIVYRLVVEG; this is encoded by the coding sequence TTGGTCAAGAAGTTCGACGTCATGAAGCACGAGCTCGTCCCTCGCCACGCGATCCTCGCGGAGGCGGAGGCGAAGAAGATCCTCGAGACCTACCACATCTACCCCGAGCAGCTTCCGAAGATCCTCACGAGCGATCCCGTCGTGAAGGCCGTGAAGGCGCGCCCGGGCCAGGTGCTGAAGATCCGCCGCAACTCGCCCACGGCCGGCGAGGCGATCGTCTACCGTCTCGTGGTGGAGGGCTGA
- a CDS encoding zinc finger domain-containing protein, with amino-acid sequence MQSTATARVTDSCTSCGKRLIERGTTSFLCPSCGNGKIGRCVQCRDQGVTWACGECGFAGP; translated from the coding sequence ATGCAATCGACCGCGACGGCTCGCGTGACCGACTCCTGCACGTCGTGCGGAAAGCGCCTCATCGAGCGCGGCACGACGAGCTTCCTCTGCCCCTCGTGCGGAAACGGCAAGATCGGCCGCTGCGTGCAGTGCCGCGACCAGGGCGTGACGTGGGCCTGCGGCGAGTGCGGGTTCGC